In a single window of the Anaerocolumna cellulosilytica genome:
- a CDS encoding undecaprenyl diphosphate synthase family protein, producing the protein MKQYKRLPTHIGIIPDGNRRWARCNGLNKEEGYAYGIEPGFTLYQECLKLGIKEMTLYGFTQDNTKRPSVQTKAFQKACVDSVLRLVKEDAELLVMGNTKSPLFPPELLPYTKRVTLGKGLMKINFLVNYGWDWDLNYSLQSDSSKKTVAQGIASADISRMDLIIRWGGRRRLSGFLPVQSIYSDFYVIDAMWPEFSVEHLYEALEWYQNQDITLGG; encoded by the coding sequence ATGAAGCAATATAAACGTCTGCCGACACATATCGGCATAATACCAGATGGAAACAGAAGATGGGCGAGGTGTAATGGACTGAATAAGGAAGAGGGATACGCATATGGTATTGAACCAGGCTTTACATTGTATCAGGAATGCTTGAAATTAGGGATAAAAGAGATGACCTTGTACGGTTTTACCCAAGATAACACCAAAAGACCCTCTGTGCAGACCAAAGCCTTTCAAAAAGCCTGCGTGGACTCTGTTCTACGGCTTGTGAAAGAAGATGCGGAACTTTTAGTAATGGGAAATACGAAATCCCCACTATTTCCCCCAGAGCTTTTACCCTATACGAAGCGAGTAACCTTGGGAAAAGGGCTTATGAAAATAAACTTCTTAGTAAATTACGGTTGGGATTGGGATTTAAATTATTCCCTGCAAAGCGATTCTTCAAAAAAAACAGTTGCTCAAGGAATTGCATCTGCTGATATTTCCAGAATGGATTTGATTATCCGTTGGGGAGGCAGAAGGAGATTAAGTGGTTTTCTACCGGTGCAGTCAATCTATTCGGATTTTTACGTAATTGATGCAATGTGGCCGGAATTTAGTGTTGAACATCTTTATGAAGCATTAGAATGGTACCAAAATCAGGATATAACCCTGGGAGGCTAG
- a CDS encoding GGDEF domain-containing protein: protein MNQKSITGINKKFDAFYSAIFQNSMTGQVVVDRQLNVLTANKQMFRYFDLELSEDFGSFGNVFRCAYKNSYVTECGKTEQCKQCNIRKTAKYIFKNRKSVQGTILEYAYIKEEKTETKWFQFNGILHSIDKTYAVLEFIDITEYVQQIMDLSYNLTLDLATGTLNKQNLIEAIQTLHAAGEVKSGFTICMIDFDNFKSINDVCGHLMGDTVLKTFSDISKKYIRANDILGRYGGEEFIIVFCDYEQEIAMNILAEIHRELEHFFAEQKLEVPVTFSAGAIYVDLEQMLYPDYMQLLEDVDKMLYRAKRLGKSRAMSSLGEIIFSDL from the coding sequence ATGAATCAAAAAAGCATCACAGGAATTAATAAGAAATTCGATGCGTTTTATTCTGCAATTTTCCAAAATTCAATGACCGGTCAAGTGGTTGTAGACAGACAGTTAAATGTCTTAACTGCTAATAAACAGATGTTTCGGTATTTCGACCTTGAATTATCAGAGGATTTCGGTAGTTTTGGAAATGTATTTCGGTGTGCCTACAAAAATAGTTATGTGACAGAGTGTGGAAAAACCGAACAATGTAAACAATGTAATATAAGAAAAACGGCCAAATACATATTTAAAAATAGAAAAAGTGTTCAAGGCACCATCTTAGAATATGCTTATATAAAGGAAGAAAAAACAGAGACAAAATGGTTTCAATTCAACGGTATTTTACATTCAATAGATAAAACATATGCAGTGCTGGAATTTATTGATATTACGGAATATGTGCAGCAAATAATGGATTTAAGCTATAATCTTACATTAGATTTGGCAACCGGAACTTTGAATAAACAGAACCTGATTGAGGCAATACAAACTTTACATGCAGCCGGAGAAGTGAAAAGTGGTTTTACTATATGTATGATTGATTTTGATAATTTTAAAAGCATTAACGATGTATGTGGTCATCTTATGGGAGATACCGTTTTAAAGACTTTTTCTGACATAAGTAAGAAATACATAAGAGCAAACGATATATTAGGCAGGTATGGCGGTGAAGAATTCATTATTGTTTTTTGTGATTATGAACAAGAGATTGCCATGAATATATTGGCAGAGATACACCGGGAATTAGAGCACTTTTTTGCAGAACAAAAACTGGAGGTTCCGGTCACCTTTAGTGCCGGAGCAATTTATGTTGATTTGGAGCAAATGTTATATCCTGACTATATGCAATTGTTGGAAGATGTGGACAAAATGTTATATAGAGCCAAAAGATTGGGCAAGAGCAGAGCAATGAGTTCCTTGGGGGAAATAATATTCTCGGATTTATGA
- a CDS encoding ISNCY family transposase — translation MNEEKRYEVIKKLVDTNGNKKNAALKIGCTERHINRMIAGYKRDGKSFFIHGNRGRTPAHALSKETKQTVLDLYRSKYFDTNFTHCIELLEKYEGISISVSTLNSILEKEYILSPKATRSKKRKTKLKLKHLKTQTKSKKILAELQSNIVAIEDAHSRRPRCAYFGEMLQMDASIHLWFGDTKTQLHIAVDDATGTIVGAYFDEQETLKGYYNVFHQVLTEYGIPYLFFTDNRTVFEYKQKNAPSIEEDTYTQFAYACKQLGVEIKTSSIPQAKGRVERLFQTLQSRLPVELRLAGINTLSEANAFLNSYIKEYNAKFALETNLIKSVFEKQPVLEEINLVLSVLTERKIDNGHCLKFKNKYFKTLDKNGHQVHFYKGTKAMVIEAFDGNKYCCIDESIYALEAIPSHEKISKNFDLTLSQNRTIKRKIPGMHHPWRRQEFWRFVKMQEHHWNDEVPA, via the coding sequence ATGAATGAAGAAAAACGTTATGAAGTAATAAAGAAGTTAGTAGACACAAACGGAAATAAAAAGAATGCTGCCTTGAAGATCGGTTGCACCGAAAGACATATCAATAGAATGATTGCAGGATATAAACGTGATGGTAAATCCTTTTTTATACATGGAAACAGAGGTCGGACTCCTGCTCATGCTCTTTCAAAAGAAACCAAGCAAACTGTCCTAGATTTATATCGTAGTAAGTACTTCGATACGAATTTTACTCATTGTATCGAGCTTCTAGAGAAGTATGAGGGAATTTCTATTTCTGTATCTACATTGAACTCTATTTTAGAAAAAGAATATATTCTTTCTCCAAAAGCTACCCGATCAAAAAAAAGAAAAACCAAACTAAAACTTAAACATTTGAAAACACAAACTAAATCTAAAAAGATACTAGCAGAGTTGCAATCCAATATCGTTGCAATCGAGGATGCACATTCCAGACGTCCTAGATGTGCTTATTTTGGCGAAATGCTTCAAATGGATGCTTCGATCCACTTGTGGTTCGGTGATACGAAAACTCAGCTTCACATCGCTGTCGATGATGCAACTGGTACTATTGTCGGTGCTTACTTTGATGAACAAGAAACTTTAAAAGGATACTACAATGTGTTTCATCAAGTACTTACTGAGTATGGTATTCCCTATTTATTTTTTACCGATAACCGTACAGTTTTTGAATATAAACAAAAAAACGCCCCTTCTATCGAAGAGGACACATACACACAATTCGCTTATGCTTGTAAACAGCTAGGTGTTGAAATCAAGACCAGCAGTATACCACAAGCAAAAGGTCGAGTGGAACGATTGTTCCAAACCTTACAATCTCGCCTACCAGTCGAATTACGCCTGGCAGGCATAAACACACTTAGCGAAGCAAATGCATTCTTAAACTCCTACATAAAAGAATACAATGCCAAGTTTGCTCTAGAGACCAATCTTATCAAATCTGTCTTTGAAAAGCAACCCGTTTTAGAAGAAATAAATCTTGTTCTTTCTGTTCTTACAGAAAGAAAGATAGATAATGGACACTGTTTGAAGTTTAAAAATAAGTATTTTAAGACACTTGATAAGAACGGGCATCAGGTACACTTTTATAAGGGGACAAAGGCAATGGTAATAGAAGCATTTGACGGTAATAAATACTGTTGTATAGATGAGAGTATTTATGCGCTAGAAGCAATTCCGTCACATGAGAAAATATCAAAAAACTTTGATCTTACGCTGTCGCAGAATAGAACAATAAAGCGGAAGATACCAGGGATGCATCATCCTTGGAGAAGGCAAGAATTCTGGCGTTTTGTTAAAATGCAGGAACACCACTGGAATGATGAAGTCCCTGCTTAA
- a CDS encoding sensor histidine kinase, translating into MHKLLPKSIKLRISLITISFTLMITVLMASISFYLFQYFNEKNLIQNTEFSLQLVTDSIAADMTELTYLSKWCGSNKTVSDYLEYPDKDNRFTLLSLEAYDRLKEEYQNSKISEYIKRIMISNNRNDYIQVIGKAHDFYNSDPEGIRKLPFFDKLMQSDKIKWIGIVIDPMARTRAEQVIPVIRPIYNSYRASIIGFAYITVSTDVITDHFKNYTIPNDSNLIITIGELSYLIKDGSLIPVKKEEQVIKTINNVTVNDKTTVEIVKYQDGSTHTVITYISALKGWSISQSLSKEQFSKQRQWYYYLILFSCFIILSVGTLLTLYLNHMINVPIKKIRKKMKGISTGDFSLDPSIEWDNELGEIGKGINVLSGDIVHLMEKRISDEKHKNELEYQILLNQINPHFLYNTLNSIKWMATIQNATGIAELVTALARLLKKVAKGGNQLITIQEELSVLNDYFLIQKYRYGGTLTMESKVGTEDLYDCIIPRFSLQPLVENAIFHGIEPKGGPGFIQINVSKTDETTVNVNVIDDGIGMTAELIHKTLTGQSEDSSAFFRKIGIANVNNRIKHTFGNDYGLSIRSESGKGTTMTIRIPYIKKNDS; encoded by the coding sequence ATGCATAAACTGTTACCAAAATCAATAAAGCTAAGAATATCTCTTATTACCATTTCTTTCACTTTAATGATTACTGTATTAATGGCCTCCATCAGTTTTTATCTGTTTCAATATTTTAACGAAAAGAACTTAATTCAGAATACAGAATTTAGCCTGCAACTGGTTACAGACAGTATAGCAGCTGACATGACAGAGCTGACCTATCTTTCGAAATGGTGCGGCAGCAATAAAACAGTTTCTGACTATTTGGAATACCCTGATAAAGACAACCGTTTCACGCTTCTGTCCTTAGAAGCATATGACCGCTTGAAGGAAGAATATCAGAATTCGAAAATCTCAGAATATATAAAAAGAATTATGATTAGCAATAACAGAAATGATTATATACAAGTGATAGGAAAAGCTCACGATTTTTACAATTCTGATCCGGAAGGTATACGAAAGCTTCCCTTCTTTGACAAACTAATGCAATCAGATAAAATAAAATGGATAGGAATTGTAATTGACCCTATGGCAAGAACCAGAGCAGAGCAGGTAATTCCTGTCATACGCCCTATTTATAACAGCTATCGCGCCTCTATTATCGGTTTCGCCTATATTACTGTTAGTACCGATGTAATTACAGATCATTTTAAAAATTATACTATTCCCAACGACAGTAACCTGATAATAACTATTGGTGAACTCTCCTACTTAATTAAAGATGGTTCCCTGATACCGGTAAAAAAAGAAGAGCAGGTGATTAAAACCATTAACAATGTTACCGTTAATGATAAAACCACTGTAGAAATTGTTAAGTATCAAGATGGTAGTACCCATACAGTTATAACTTATATCTCTGCACTAAAAGGGTGGTCCATCTCTCAAAGCCTTTCGAAAGAACAATTTTCCAAGCAAAGGCAATGGTATTATTATTTAATTTTGTTCAGTTGTTTTATCATACTATCTGTAGGCACTCTCCTGACTCTATATCTAAATCATATGATAAATGTACCAATAAAAAAAATACGTAAAAAAATGAAAGGGATATCAACGGGTGATTTTTCATTGGATCCATCCATTGAATGGGATAATGAACTAGGAGAAATCGGAAAAGGAATTAATGTCCTCTCAGGAGATATTGTCCATTTAATGGAGAAACGAATTTCTGATGAAAAGCATAAAAACGAATTAGAATATCAGATTTTATTGAATCAAATCAATCCTCATTTTTTATATAACACTTTAAACTCTATTAAGTGGATGGCAACTATACAGAATGCCACTGGTATCGCCGAATTGGTCACAGCCTTGGCAAGATTGCTGAAAAAAGTGGCAAAAGGGGGCAATCAGCTCATAACCATACAGGAAGAACTTTCTGTCCTAAATGACTACTTTCTAATACAAAAATACCGTTACGGCGGTACTTTGACAATGGAATCCAAGGTAGGTACAGAGGACTTGTATGATTGCATTATTCCCCGCTTTTCCTTACAGCCTTTGGTAGAAAATGCTATTTTTCATGGCATCGAGCCTAAGGGTGGTCCCGGATTCATTCAGATTAACGTTAGCAAAACAGATGAGACTACTGTTAATGTGAATGTAATAGATGATGGTATCGGTATGACCGCTGAATTAATCCATAAGACTTTAACCGGCCAAAGTGAAGACTCTTCCGCTTTCTTCCGAAAAATCGGCATTGCTAATGTTAATAACCGAATAAAACATACCTTTGGTAATGACTATGGATTATCCATTCGCAGTGAATCCGGTAAAGGTACCACTATGACAATCCGGATACCATACATAAAAAAGAATGACAGTTAA
- a CDS encoding heavy metal translocating P-type ATPase — MSKLKNWLKEGEMVTILSLAVSLLSLLCSFFKLIRLPVDIAWIAIILCGLPIIKEAVIGLVTEFDIKADVLVSLALIASAIIGEIFAAGEVAFIMTLGALLEERTVAKARQGIERLIHLTPRTGRVLKDAREEIIPAEEIVVGDILRVLPGETIAIDGIVMKGETSVDQAVMTGESMPVDKKEGDEVFSGTVNQFGTIEIEAVKIGEDSSLQRMIRLVESADAGKAKIVGIADRWATWIVVIALISAGITWFISGEIIRAVTILVVFCPCALVLATPTAIMAGIGNAAKVGILIREGDALERLAKISRITFDKTGTLTQGKPVVTYVHSFQDNITASEILQIAASIEQYSEHPLGKAVVENYKLQIANKQELERKAVNSVLYDISDFKMFLGKGVVGKLKDDSVYAGNLELIMNYFPESIQELTEKAKIYYQKGSTVIFVGLADKIIGFLVLEDVLRKDAREVVEGIRQQGIACVLLTGDYKMAAEHIGKEAGIEEIVAECLPEDKLTYISRHQEKGQQVCMIGDGINDAPALKKSYVGIAMGGIGSDIAVDAADMALVSDEIKYLPHLLSLAKRTMKTIYINLALSMLLNLAAILLAMTGILNPILGALVHNVGSVVVIIHSSLLLAWKNQ, encoded by the coding sequence ATGTCAAAATTAAAAAACTGGCTTAAGGAGGGGGAAATGGTAACCATATTATCTTTAGCAGTATCCTTACTTTCCCTGCTGTGCAGTTTCTTTAAGCTGATAAGACTGCCTGTTGATATTGCATGGATTGCAATTATACTTTGTGGTTTACCTATCATAAAGGAAGCAGTGATTGGTTTGGTTACCGAATTTGATATTAAGGCGGATGTACTGGTTTCATTAGCATTGATTGCATCTGCCATTATCGGCGAAATTTTTGCTGCTGGTGAAGTGGCTTTTATCATGACCTTAGGGGCACTTTTAGAAGAGAGAACTGTGGCTAAGGCAAGACAAGGGATTGAAAGATTAATACATTTGACTCCGAGAACAGGCAGAGTATTAAAAGATGCCAGAGAAGAAATTATTCCGGCAGAGGAAATCGTAGTTGGAGATATACTTAGAGTGTTACCTGGTGAAACCATTGCTATTGATGGTATCGTAATGAAGGGAGAAACTTCTGTAGATCAAGCTGTTATGACCGGGGAGTCCATGCCTGTTGATAAAAAAGAAGGAGATGAGGTTTTTAGTGGTACTGTAAATCAGTTTGGTACCATTGAAATAGAAGCCGTTAAAATAGGCGAAGACAGTTCTTTGCAGCGTATGATACGATTAGTAGAATCAGCAGATGCCGGTAAAGCAAAGATAGTAGGTATTGCTGACCGATGGGCTACCTGGATTGTAGTGATTGCACTGATTTCTGCTGGTATTACCTGGTTTATTTCGGGAGAAATTATTAGAGCGGTCACTATATTGGTAGTATTCTGTCCCTGTGCACTGGTGCTTGCAACACCAACCGCAATTATGGCAGGTATTGGAAATGCTGCAAAGGTTGGAATATTGATTCGTGAAGGCGATGCCTTAGAACGTTTGGCGAAGATAAGTCGTATTACATTTGATAAAACCGGTACATTGACGCAGGGTAAGCCGGTGGTAACGTATGTACATAGTTTTCAGGATAACATAACAGCCTCCGAGATTTTACAAATTGCCGCTAGTATTGAACAATATTCGGAGCATCCATTGGGGAAGGCTGTTGTAGAGAATTATAAACTGCAAATAGCAAACAAGCAGGAGCTTGAACGAAAGGCTGTAAATTCTGTTTTATATGACATATCGGATTTTAAAATGTTTCTAGGTAAAGGTGTTGTTGGTAAACTTAAAGATGACAGTGTTTACGCCGGTAACCTGGAATTAATAATGAATTATTTTCCTGAATCCATTCAGGAGCTTACTGAAAAGGCCAAGATATATTATCAAAAGGGTAGTACGGTTATCTTTGTTGGATTGGCGGATAAGATTATAGGATTTTTAGTATTGGAGGATGTTCTTCGTAAAGATGCAAGAGAGGTGGTAGAAGGAATAAGGCAGCAAGGAATAGCCTGCGTATTACTTACCGGGGATTATAAAATGGCAGCGGAGCATATTGGAAAGGAGGCAGGGATTGAAGAAATTGTAGCAGAATGCCTTCCGGAAGATAAGCTTACATATATCAGCAGACATCAGGAGAAGGGACAACAGGTATGTATGATTGGCGATGGAATAAATGATGCCCCGGCTCTAAAGAAGTCATATGTAGGTATTGCTATGGGAGGAATCGGAAGTGACATAGCTGTAGATGCGGCTGATATGGCACTGGTAAGTGACGAAATAAAATACCTGCCTCATCTTCTTTCATTAGCGAAGAGGACAATGAAAACTATTTATATCAATCTTGCTTTATCTATGTTGTTAAACCTTGCAGCAATTTTGTTGGCTATGACCGGTATACTAAATCCAATTTTGGGTGCTCTTGTACATAATGTAGGGTCAGTTGTGGTTATAATTCACTCATCCCTGCTTTTAGCCTGGAAAAACCAGTAA
- a CDS encoding metal-sensing transcriptional repressor, protein MRQCMDAENLHRRIKKIIGQLNAIDRMVEEDVPCENLLIQINAAKGALHKVGQVVLEGHLNHCVRDGIEHGDADKTVQEFAKAIEHFSRLS, encoded by the coding sequence ATGCGTCAGTGTATGGATGCAGAGAACCTGCATAGAAGAATAAAAAAGATAATTGGACAATTAAATGCAATCGACCGGATGGTAGAGGAAGATGTACCTTGTGAGAATCTTTTGATACAGATTAATGCGGCGAAGGGGGCATTGCATAAGGTTGGACAGGTTGTATTGGAAGGTCATTTAAATCACTGTGTCAGAGATGGAATCGAACATGGTGATGCAGATAAAACAGTACAGGAGTTTGCAAAAGCAATTGAACACTTTTCTAGATTATCCTAA
- a CDS encoding helix-turn-helix domain-containing protein has translation MEINYAQLGKRIALRRKTLNLTQDDVAEATGLSNNHISNIENNHSIPSIDSLMKICIALDSTPDYFLLGAVRSTDETLQGDIKEKIKLCGEKKLKLIDNFITWVIDEQI, from the coding sequence ATGGAAATTAATTATGCCCAATTGGGCAAACGAATTGCTTTGAGGCGTAAAACTCTAAATCTAACCCAGGATGATGTTGCCGAAGCCACTGGGCTTAGCAACAACCACATATCCAATATAGAAAATAATCATTCAATACCAAGCATTGATTCTTTAATGAAAATTTGCATTGCCCTTGATAGTACTCCGGATTATTTTTTATTAGGAGCTGTGCGCAGCACCGATGAAACTTTACAAGGTGATATTAAAGAAAAAATAAAATTATGCGGAGAAAAGAAGTTAAAATTGATTGATAATTTTATTACTTGGGTTATTGATGAACAAATTTAA
- a CDS encoding ABC transporter substrate-binding protein, producing the protein MKRRICIILVFVLLLTALAGCSNNKGKTTGGSAAPTSGGDNSTNEPITLKWSVWDINSTTYYQPLIDTYEAAHENVKIEMVDLGSADYMTVLATELTGNDSDIDIATIKDIPGYATLVEKNALEPLNSYIKTAGIDVSVYGGITNQIIINDRLYALPFRSDFWVLFYNKEIFDAAGVDYPTNDMTFEQYDELARKVTNTTLGAQGYGAHYHTWRSAVQLFGILDGKNSIVGGNYDFLKPYYELVLKQQEDQVVQDYATLKTSSLHYSGAFAQGNVAMMNMGTWFIPTLIEKIDSGEYTDISKWGLAKYPHAEGVEPGSTLATITSLAVTTASKHKEAAFDFLEFITSSEGAKVIASTGTIPAIKTEAVIESISSMEGFPEDEGSAEALQTANTYLEMPVHVNSSEIETILNTAHDNIMSGNATIEEGIEYMNTEVGKLLQ; encoded by the coding sequence ATGAAAAGAAGAATTTGTATTATACTGGTCTTTGTTCTGTTGCTTACTGCTTTAGCAGGTTGTAGCAATAACAAGGGAAAAACCACAGGCGGAAGTGCAGCGCCAACCAGTGGGGGAGACAATTCAACAAACGAACCGATTACATTAAAATGGTCTGTCTGGGATATTAATTCCACGACTTACTATCAACCGTTAATTGATACTTATGAAGCTGCCCATGAGAATGTTAAAATTGAAATGGTGGACTTAGGTTCTGCAGATTATATGACGGTACTAGCAACTGAACTGACAGGAAATGACTCGGATATTGATATTGCAACCATTAAAGATATTCCGGGTTATGCTACGCTGGTCGAAAAAAATGCATTAGAACCATTGAATTCTTACATAAAAACTGCCGGTATTGATGTATCAGTATATGGCGGAATTACCAACCAGATTATAATCAATGATAGATTGTACGCGCTTCCGTTTCGAAGTGATTTCTGGGTTTTATTCTATAATAAAGAAATCTTTGATGCAGCAGGAGTTGATTATCCAACCAATGATATGACTTTTGAACAGTACGATGAACTTGCCAGAAAAGTAACGAATACAACATTGGGTGCGCAAGGATATGGTGCCCATTATCATACATGGAGATCGGCAGTTCAGTTATTCGGCATATTAGATGGTAAAAATTCCATCGTAGGGGGTAACTATGATTTCCTAAAACCTTACTATGAACTGGTATTAAAACAGCAGGAAGACCAGGTGGTTCAAGATTATGCTACTTTAAAGACAAGCAGTCTTCATTATTCGGGAGCATTTGCCCAGGGAAACGTAGCAATGATGAATATGGGAACCTGGTTTATACCTACTTTAATTGAAAAAATTGATAGCGGAGAATATACGGATATCTCCAAATGGGGTTTGGCGAAATATCCACATGCAGAGGGGGTTGAACCTGGTTCAACCTTAGCAACCATTACTTCCCTAGCAGTTACTACAGCCTCCAAGCATAAAGAGGCAGCCTTTGATTTTCTTGAATTTATAACCAGTTCAGAGGGTGCAAAAGTCATTGCAAGTACCGGAACCATACCTGCTATTAAAACAGAAGCAGTTATTGAATCTATTTCGAGTATGGAAGGTTTCCCGGAAGATGAGGGTAGTGCAGAAGCGTTGCAAACTGCGAATACTTATCTTGAGATGCCTGTACATGTAAACAGTTCTGAAATAGAAACAATATTAAACACAGCACATGATAATATCATGAGTGGGAACGCAACCATTGAGGAAGGCATTGAATACATGAATACCGAAGTTGGGAAGCTGTTGCAGTAA
- a CDS encoding AraC family transcriptional regulator, translated as MVKLLIVEDEPLVQIGIRSMVNWSDYGIEICDSAKDGIQGLASIEKYSPKIVITDIKMPQMDGLEMMKVCRERSKKLPVFIVLTSYEEFSLLKEAMKYQIVDYLIKIELNKEDLIEAVKKALEMVQEVQNLEYPDIATSIQSNQSFYDKFFIKLLLNLFESEHQKRMQANELNLDFQADCYVVCHNEIVEYSPMWEEEDKNRLLNLYSSTIQMIREMTKKLISCYVVSLDTKHFSVIFSLSKEQEVHHKLLLSKVLSQTYAMVHNYFNVNIRTSFGRPCHSPHHIPEAYQDARQIFALVTDTTPILFYENLSEDTSSNYIFNMSLFRQDIIKAFEEFDTATLTNIFSQISDIFKNQQAYYLQAVDAASNILYLAISHLPNGEETVSAIFSEDPTGYRSLYKQTNVEQIIQWMFKLHKGLCQVLTEHRKNYKNHIVNNVKKYIDSHIEEKLTLTDVSSVFGISPNYLSQLFKKYNDMGFSDYITNNKIAKAKVLMAQGSLKLYEIADKLGFESSFYFSKVFKKVEGCSPRDYLQIKLKY; from the coding sequence ATGGTAAAACTATTAATTGTAGAAGATGAACCCTTGGTACAAATAGGTATCCGTTCCATGGTAAACTGGTCTGATTATGGTATAGAAATCTGTGATAGCGCCAAAGATGGTATTCAGGGATTGGCATCTATAGAAAAATATTCTCCTAAAATTGTGATAACCGATATCAAAATGCCTCAGATGGATGGATTGGAAATGATGAAGGTCTGTCGGGAACGTTCTAAAAAACTTCCTGTCTTTATCGTTTTGACAAGCTACGAGGAATTCTCTTTATTAAAAGAAGCTATGAAATATCAGATTGTCGACTATTTGATTAAAATTGAGCTAAACAAAGAAGATTTAATAGAAGCCGTTAAAAAGGCTTTGGAAATGGTTCAAGAAGTTCAGAATCTAGAATATCCTGATATTGCTACTTCTATCCAAAGCAACCAGTCCTTTTATGATAAATTTTTTATAAAACTGCTTTTGAATCTATTTGAAAGTGAGCATCAGAAACGTATGCAGGCCAATGAGTTAAATCTGGATTTTCAAGCAGATTGTTATGTTGTATGTCATAATGAAATTGTTGAATATAGCCCTATGTGGGAAGAAGAAGATAAAAATCGGCTCTTAAATCTATATTCTAGTACCATTCAGATGATAAGGGAAATGACCAAAAAGTTAATCTCCTGTTATGTAGTTTCTCTGGACACAAAACATTTTTCTGTTATCTTTTCTTTGAGTAAGGAACAGGAAGTACACCATAAGCTTTTACTTTCCAAAGTATTATCCCAAACCTATGCCATGGTTCATAATTACTTTAATGTCAACATTCGAACCAGCTTTGGAAGGCCCTGCCATAGTCCTCATCATATTCCGGAAGCTTATCAGGATGCCAGGCAGATATTTGCCCTGGTAACAGATACGACACCCATCCTGTTTTATGAGAACTTGTCAGAAGATACCTCCTCAAATTATATTTTTAATATGTCCCTGTTCCGTCAGGATATAATTAAGGCCTTTGAAGAATTTGATACGGCTACTCTTACGAATATCTTTAGCCAGATAAGTGATATTTTTAAAAATCAGCAGGCCTATTATCTCCAGGCAGTGGATGCAGCCAGCAACATTCTTTACCTTGCCATATCCCATCTGCCAAATGGAGAAGAAACCGTATCAGCAATCTTTTCTGAGGATCCCACCGGATACCGCTCCTTATATAAACAGACCAATGTAGAACAGATAATACAGTGGATGTTTAAACTTCACAAAGGTTTATGCCAGGTACTTACTGAGCATAGAAAGAATTATAAAAACCACATTGTAAATAACGTTAAAAAATACATTGATTCACATATTGAGGAAAAATTAACTTTAACTGATGTTTCTTCTGTATTTGGGATAAGTCCCAATTATTTAAGCCAGTTATTTAAAAAATATAACGATATGGGATTTTCCGACTATATTACCAATAATAAAATAGCAAAAGCGAAAGTACTGATGGCACAAGGCAGTTTAAAGCTTTATGAAATTGCAGATAAGCTTGGTTTTGAAAGTTCCTTTTACTTTAGCAAAGTATTTAAAAAAGTGGAAGGCTGTTCTCCAAGGGATTATCTTCAGATAAAGCTTAAATACTGA